A portion of the Lolium rigidum isolate FL_2022 chromosome 1, APGP_CSIRO_Lrig_0.1, whole genome shotgun sequence genome contains these proteins:
- the LOC124683508 gene encoding uncharacterized protein LOC124683508 has translation MLMAKTVVRWMMPYLHLRLLISISISWICFLWLEHSRGSCICEGMHKAVLGQAADLPIHRAEEPESPSHTSVSLTGKEKSSRKHDRVDWTREEQPQKCSKLVSVEPRRV, from the exons ATGCTGATGGCGAAGACGGTGGTGAGATGGATGATGCCTTATCTGCACCTGCGCCTG CTTATCTCCATTTCCATTAGTTGGATATGTTTCTTGTGGCTTGAGCATAGCCGAG GATCTTGTATCTGTGAAGGAATGCATAAAGCAGTTCTTGGTCAGGCTGCCGATCTGCCAATTCATCGTGCCGAGGAACCTGAATCTCCTAGCCATACCTCTGTCAGTCTCACAGGAAAAGAGAAGAGCAGCCGTAAGCACGACCGTGTAGATTGGACAAGAGAAGAACAGCCACAAAAATGCTCCAAGTTGGTCTCAGTCGAGCCAAGGAGAGTGTAG